In the Brassica napus cultivar Da-Ae chromosome A7, Da-Ae, whole genome shotgun sequence genome, one interval contains:
- the LOC125576677 gene encoding putative polyol transporter 1, translating to MSSSGIEKGVVTAEAEAPRGNRSRFAFACAILASMTSIILGYDIGVMSGAAIFIKEDLKLSDVQLEILMGILNIYSLVGSGAAGRTSDWIGRRYTIVLAGAFFFCGALLMGFAINYPFIMVGRFVAGIGVGYAMMIAPVYTAEVAPATSRGFLSSFPEIFINIGILLGYVSNYFFAKLPVHIGWRFMLGVGAIPSVCLAIGVLAMPESPRWLVLQGRLGDAFKVLDKTSNTKEEAISRLNDIKRAAGIPEDMTDDVIVVPNRKSAGKGVWKDLLVRPTPAVRHILIACLGIHFAQQASGIDAVVLYSPTIFQKAGLKSKNDQLLATVAVGIVKTLFIVVGTCVVDRFGRRALLLTSMGGMFLSLTALGTSLTVIDRNPGHTLKWAIVLSVTMVMTFVATFSIGAGPVTWVYCSEIFPVRLRAQGASLGVMLNRLMSGIIGMTFLSLSKGLTIGGAFLLFAGVAAAAWVFFFTFLPETRGIPLEEMESLFGSYTANKKKNVTKEGKEVVEKH from the exons ATGAGTTCCTCTGGAATAGAGAAAGGTGTTGTCACTGCAGAAGCCGAGGCGCCGAGGGGGAATAGAAGCCGGTTTGCTTTTGCATGTGCAATCTTAGCCTCCATGACTTCAATCATCCTTGGTTACG ACATTGGAGTGATGAGTGGAGCTgcaatttttataaaagaagATTTGAAACTGTCAGACGTACAGCTTGAGATTCTCATGGGAATTTTAAACATCTACTCCCTGGTAGGTTCAGGCGCCGCGGGGAGAACTTCTGATTGGATCGGGAGACGATACACCATAGTGTTGGCAGGAGCCTTCTTCTTTTGTGGTGCCCTTCTCATGGGGTTTGCCATAAATTATCCTTTCATTATGGTTGGCCGTTTTGTAGCTGGTATTGGCGTCGGTTATGCTATGATGATCGCACCGGTTTACACGGCTGAAGTTGCTCCTGCTACTTCTCGTGGTTTTCTCAGCTCTTTCCCTGAG ATATTTATCAACATTGGTATACTTCTTGGGTACGTATCGAACTACTTTTTCGCCAAGCTTCCCGTGCATATTGGGTGGAGATTCATGTTAGGTGTCGGAGCGATTCCCTCAGTGTGCCTAGCCATCGGAGTGTTGGCAATGCCCGAGTCTCCGAGATGGCTAGTCCTCCAGGGTCGCCTTGGGGATGCTTTTAAAGTCCTCGACAAAACCTCAAACACCAAAGAAGAAGCCATCTCTAGACTCAATGACATCAAACGGGCTGCCGGAATTCCCGAGGACATGACAGACGATGTTATAGTTGTTCCCAACAGGAAGAGTGCCGGAAAAGGCGTGTGGAAGGATCTTCTTGTCCGGCCAACCCCTGCTGTCCGACATATCCTAATAGCATGTCTCGGTATCCATTTCGCTCAGCAAGCCTCCGGAATTGACGCGGTCGTCCTTTACTCTCCGACCATCTTCCAAAAGGCTGGACTGAAATCCAAGAATGACCAGCTCTTGGCAACTGTCGCTGTTGGAATTGTCAAAACACTCTTTATCGTTGTAGGGACTTGCGTGGTCGACCGGTTTGGACGCCGTGCCTTGTTGCTCACGAGTATGGGCGGAATGTTTCTTTCATTGACCGCGCTTGGGACTAGTCTTACAGTCATCGACAGAAACCCAGGACACACGCTCAAGTGGGCTATTGTGCTTAGCGTTACAATGGTAATGACGTTTGTAGCAACATTCTCAATAGGTGCCGGCCCAGTGACGTGGGTCTACTGCTCAGAGATATTCCCTGTGAGGCTAAGAGCTCAAGGGGCAAGTTTGGGAGTGATGTTGAATAGATTAATGAGTGGTATTATCGGAATGACATTCCTATCGCTTTCTAAAGGTCTAACCATCGGTGGTGCATTCCTTCTCTTTGCCGGAGTTGCTGCTGCTGCATGGGTCTTCTTCTTTACTTTCCTTCCAGAGACACGAGGTATACCTTTGGAAGAGATGGAGAGTCTTTTCGGGAGCTACACtgcaaacaagaagaagaatgttACAAAGGAAGGTAAAGAAGTGGTTGAGAAACACTGA
- the LOC106433674 gene encoding putative polyol transporter 1, whose protein sequence is MSSSGIEKGVVTAEAEAPRGNRSRFAFACAILASMTSIILGYDIGVMSGAAIFIKEDLKLSDVQLEILMGILNIYSLVGSGAAGRTSDWIGRRYTIVLAGAFFFCGALLMGFATNYPFIMVGRFVAGIGVGYAMMIAPVYTAEVAPATSRGFLSSFPEIFINIGILLGYVSNYFFAKLPVHIGWRFMLGVGAIPSVCLAIGVLAMPESPRWLVLQGRLGDAFKVLDKTSNTKEEAISRLNDIKRAAGIPEDMTDDVIVVPNRKSAGKGVWKDLLVRPTPAVRHILIACLGIHFAQQASGIDAVVLYSPTIFQKAGLKSKNDQLLATVAVGIVKTLFIVVGTCVVDRFGRRALLLTSMGGMFLSLTALGTSLTVIDRNPGHTLKWAIVLSVTMVMTFVATFSIGAGPVTWVYCSEIFPVRLRAQGASLGVMLNRLMSGIIGMTFLSLSKGLTIGGAFLLFAGVAAAAWVFFFTFLPETRGIPLEEMESLFGSYTANKKKNVTKEGKEVVEKH, encoded by the exons ATGAGTTCCTCTGGAATAGAGAAAGGTGTTGTCACTGCAGAAGCCGAGGCGCCGAGGGGGAATAGAAGCCGGTTTGCTTTTGCATGTGCAATCTTAGCCTCCATGACTTCAATCATCCTTGGTTACG ACATTGGAGTGATGAGTGGAGCTgcaatttttataaaagaagATTTGAAACTGTCAGACGTACAGCTTGAGATTCTCATGGGAATTTTAAACATCTACTCCCTGGTAGGTTCAGGCGCCGCGGGGAGAACTTCTGATTGGATCGGGAGACGATACACCATAGTGTTGGCAGGAGCCTTCTTCTTTTGTGGTGCCCTTCTCATGGGGTTTGCCACAAATTATCCTTTCATTATGGTTGGCCGTTTTGTAGCTGGTATTGGCGTCGGTTATGCTATGATGATCGCACCGGTTTACACGGCTGAAGTTGCTCCTGCTACTTCTCGTGGTTTTCTCAGCTCTTTCCCTGAG ATATTTATCAACATTGGTATACTTCTTGGGTACGTATCGAACTACTTTTTCGCCAAGCTTCCCGTGCATATTGGGTGGAGATTCATGTTAGGTGTCGGAGCGATTCCCTCAGTGTGCCTAGCCATCGGAGTGTTGGCAATGCCCGAGTCTCCGAGATGGCTAGTCCTCCAGGGTCGCCTTGGGGATGCTTTTAAAGTCCTCGACAAAACCTCAAACACCAAAGAAGAAGCCATCTCTAGACTCAATGACATCAAACGGGCTGCCGGAATTCCCGAGGACATGACAGACGATGTTATAGTTGTTCCCAACAGGAAGAGTGCCGGAAAAGGCGTGTGGAAGGATCTTCTTGTCCGGCCAACCCCTGCTGTCCGACATATCCTAATAGCATGTCTCGGTATCCATTTCGCTCAGCAAGCCTCCGGAATTGACGCGGTCGTCCTTTACTCTCCGACCATCTTCCAAAAGGCTGGACTGAAATCCAAGAATGACCAGCTCTTGGCAACTGTCGCTGTTGGAATTGTCAAAACACTCTTTATCGTTGTAGGGACTTGCGTGGTCGACCGGTTTGGACGCCGTGCCTTGTTGCTCACGAGTATGGGCGGAATGTTTCTTTCATTGACCGCGCTTGGGACTAGTCTTACAGTCATCGACAGAAACCCAGGACACACGCTCAAGTGGGCTATTGTGCTTAGCGTTACAATGGTAATGACGTTTGTAGCAACATTCTCAATAGGTGCCGGCCCAGTGACGTGGGTCTACTGCTCAGAGATATTCCCTGTGAGGCTAAGAGCTCAAGGGGCAAGTTTGGGAGTGATGTTGAATAGATTAATGAGTGGTATTATCGGAATGACATTCCTATCGCTTTCTAAAGGTCTAACCATCGGTGGTGCATTCCTTCTCTTTGCCGGAGTTGCTGCTGCTGCATGGGTCTTCTTCTTTACTTTCCTTCCAGAGACACGAGGTATACCTTTGGAAGAGATGGAGAGTCTTTTCGGGAGCTACACtgcaaacaagaagaagaatgttACAAAGGAAGGTAAAGAAGTGGTTGAGAAACACTGA